From a single Microcoleus sp. FACHB-672 genomic region:
- a CDS encoding COX15/CtaA family protein — MANSILHQDAATSTTQSQSAERIRRLVWKLAIATLLLMAVGSATRVMNAGLACPDWPLCYGELVPTAQMNFQVFLEWFHRLDAAAIGCGAIGLAGLSWWDRRVLPAWLPWASTFALGLIIFQGVLGGLTVTELLRFDIVTAHLGCALLFFITLLAIGVSLMPYRAIGTVGKLPWVGLSAAILVYLQSILGGLVGSQWALHQCFGAGQLCLVMNSHIAGVVPASLATLALVFLSWRTPALHPTLRQLANWAGGLLVWQIALGVATFRLHLQVEPLTVAHQATGAALLGVLVAFSALALRDRAEIFEFYERRSEAS; from the coding sequence ATGGCCAACTCTATCCTGCATCAAGACGCAGCCACCTCTACAACACAATCTCAATCGGCAGAACGCATTCGTCGCCTTGTCTGGAAGCTAGCCATTGCGACCCTGCTTTTGATGGCCGTCGGCAGTGCAACGCGGGTGATGAATGCGGGACTTGCCTGCCCCGACTGGCCCCTGTGTTATGGAGAGTTAGTGCCGACGGCACAAATGAATTTTCAAGTGTTTCTGGAGTGGTTTCACCGGCTTGATGCTGCTGCGATCGGCTGCGGTGCGATAGGGTTGGCCGGCTTATCCTGGTGGGATCGGCGAGTCCTCCCTGCTTGGCTTCCCTGGGCATCCACCTTCGCCCTCGGCTTAATTATTTTCCAGGGCGTTTTGGGAGGACTAACGGTAACAGAACTTCTGCGGTTCGACATCGTTACTGCTCACCTAGGATGTGCCCTCCTGTTTTTCATCACCCTACTCGCAATCGGCGTATCCTTAATGCCCTATCGCGCGATTGGCACGGTTGGGAAGTTGCCTTGGGTAGGGTTGAGCGCTGCAATTCTGGTATATTTGCAAAGCATTTTAGGCGGATTGGTTGGCTCTCAATGGGCTTTGCACCAGTGCTTTGGTGCCGGCCAATTGTGTTTAGTGATGAACAGCCACATTGCCGGTGTGGTGCCAGCCAGCCTTGCTACACTGGCTTTGGTATTTCTATCATGGCGGACGCCGGCACTGCACCCCACCCTGCGCCAGCTAGCCAATTGGGCCGGTGGTTTGTTAGTATGGCAAATCGCTTTGGGCGTGGCTACCTTCCGCTTACACCTCCAGGTAGAACCGCTCACCGTCGCTCACCAAGCCACAGGTGCGGCCTTGCTAGGAGTGCTGGTTGCGTTCTCGGCTTTGGCTTTGCGCGATCGCGCAGAAATTTTTGAGTTTTATGAACGCAGATCAGAAGCGTCTTGA